CGATCTGATCATGCTAATCGACGAGACAACAACCTCTGAGAACAGGCAGGAAGTGGCCAATAACCTGGTGAAGCTCTTCTTGGGTCAAGGGCTAATTAAGGAGTTCCTGGACATGTTGTTCAAACTTGAGCTGGAAAAGACAAGTGAGTACGCACATGACCCTTGCgtaatttattaacaaaacgGTGTGGCATTTGTGCTTTGAAGAGCTGATGGCCTGTTGGTGatttcctgtttatttctgttcctCAGCTGAACCCAACACTTTGTTCAGGAGCAACTCTTTAGCTTCCAAATCTATGGAATCCTTTCTTAAGGTAAAATTGCCCCATAAAACAATCTGGGTGATGCAAAGTGATGCAAGGAATGCAGTAAACACACATCACTTTTTTCTTTAGCTGATTAAAGGCTGTCGTGTGTCATGTCTTGTGGTATGCAATCCTGAGCACTCCGTAACGGGTGAGGTTCTTCCCGTGTGATCAGCTAAAACCTGCCGGATCCATCCGTGCTTGCAGGTGGCTGGCATGCAGTATCTGCACAGGCTTCTGGGCCCCACCATCAACCGCATTTTCGAGGACAAGAAGTACGTGGAACTGGATCCTAATAAGGTGGAGTTGAAAGAAGCAGGGTAAGGAAAATTACGGCACCGTTCAATCTCACGCACGGAGCTATACGTAGGATTAAGCAGTTGACGGGACTAGATGATCTGGTAAGATCTGTGCCCCCCTCAGGATCTGGGCTCAAAAGTGTGCTTAGTGTAGGGCTGTGCTCATTAGCACAGGGAACAGACCTCTTCAGCTGGGCCAACTGGGTTCTTCTGGAGAGTCCAGGACTGGTAGCAGGTTGCATCTTCCTCTCCCATCTCCCTTCTTCAGGCCCAGTAAGCGATTCGAGGTCAGAGGCAAACTCCAGAAATGCCTCTATATTCCCATGTAACGGCAGCGTGAGCAGGGCATGATTCAGCTTCAACAAACGCGAGGCAAACGCGTCTGCGTCCTCCCTCTCAACCTCCTCCAGTGCGTCTGAGGGCCTCTGTCATGCTCCAGGAACTAATACCCTGTGAAAAGCCACACCTGGGCCCACTACAGCTGGAGCTAGCGCTGTATCCTGCTTGATTAACGTGCAGAACTCAGCTCATCTGCTCCAGCGATGCCATCCCGTGAAGGCCAGATGCCCGATAAATGTCATTTATCACACTGAAACCAAGCTGAGATGGTTTTATaatgattattacatttttaaccttttaaaTTCCAGCTGTCTTATTCAGTTCTTCATCTTAGGACATGTTATTCAGTAATTAATTCAAATTATTTGGTAACCTCATTAAAACTAATATGAAAGGCTTGTTTTTACAACAGCGGGGAACCTGGCAGGACCTTACAGTGTAAATGGTGAATCACGAACCGCCATTCATCTTCTCACCTTAATCCAATTCAGGGTCTAGGAGGCCAGAGTTGATCCCTTTGTCATCGCATGGTGCAAAGCAGAAACCAACCCTGGACAGAACGCCAATGTGCTTTTAGAAAAgtgggaaatattttttttatccatggCTTCGTTAAAGATCTCTGTGGCCACAGGTGTGCGGGGCTGCACCGCGTGCAGACGGAAGCCGACGTGATCCAGCAGAGCTCGGCTCTGCTCCAGTCGTACTTGTCCGAGCTCATGGCTGCTCTCCTGCAGTCGgctctctactgccccctgctgctcTGCCAGGCCTTCCAACAGCTCTACCGCCAGGTCCAAGCTCGTTTCCCAGAGCCGGAGTACAGGGTATGCGCCCAGGAGGGATGGGCTTTCTAAAACGGGCTCATGGGTCGTATGGGGTATTATGATGGTTTTCACAGATGTGTAGTAATTGGAATGTTTTGTTAAgctgcttttcttcattttaagtAGTTTTTACTCATCTAAGTTATGTGTCCTTTCATGTGTCCTTAAACATTACGCATATGCTCTCTattgagttttgtttgtttgcttgtttgtttgtgtttttattgacGTCTTCAAAGCCATTTTGGCTACATTTGGGTGCAAAGCAGAAATTTATGCTCAAATTTGATATTACACTTATTTTAAACAAGTTTCCTAATTAGACTGTGTTTAGGCCCAGTGAGAAGCTACAGTACTAATGCTATGAGCAAGTTTGTGTTATGCTCCTTTCTAAAAACATGACagcaaattttttttatttgttggaAAACTGTAAACTTGTCCTGTAGCAGCAGTGCTGCTTCCCATAGTCAGTCGGGGTTCCATTTCCTGTCTTTGGCAGAAAGTGAAGTTCATCGCCGTGACAAGCTTCCTGTGCTTACGCTTCATCTCCCCAGCCATCATGTCGCCTAAACTCTTCCACCTGCGGGAGAAGCATGCGGATGCCCGCACCAGCCGCACCCTCCTACTCCTGGCTAAGGTACACTCCGCCCCCTGCTCCGCCCCCTGCTCCGCCCCCTGCTCAACCCCCTGCTCCGCCCCCTGCTCCGCCCCCTGCTCAGCCCCCTGCTTCTCTGGGAGAACTCCTGCAGTTAATGAAAGCCAGTTAATGAAAGCTTTAAGTTTCATATGAATGTTACAGGTGTTTTGAAATGAATCTACAGGATGGAAGATATTCAGGAAACAGCTAGGCATTCCTGCTGGGCGTCTCTCTGGGCGTTCCTGCTAGGTGTCCCTGCTAGGCGTCCCTGCTCTATGGCCAGTTAGTTACATCTGTACATTTACAATAAGCAACAATATCCAATTTTCCTGTTTAGAATTGTGCTACAGATTAATACATGATGTTTGTACActgttttataaaattattttaacaattgACATTCATTGACACAATGCCCTAACTGACATTATTTACAACATCAGGTAACATTAACAAAACTTTAATTTTAGCATTAATAAGCATTATTTAACAGACCGACCATTTCAGCATTAGACAACCTTAAGTAATGTTAACAAAGTTTAACAGCATTATAACATCTCTGTTAACTGTCTTTACTGTGTCCCATGGGCAAATAAACTATGATGAACACTTGATTATTAGCAAGAATAAATAAAGGCAGTTTTACTAAACTGTAGAATGTTACATAATGACGAGAAGGAAAAACATTGACTTTAGAAATTGCAAATGGTTTGTTCATATTAACTACTACCCTTGAATAATGTTAAGGGAGCCTTAATGTTGTGTTTAAGCACAATAACTTGTTAGTCGTTCTGCAGGGATCAGAACTGCAAGGGCATGAAAACATCTTGGGAACACATTTGTTAATGCACATGTCAATGGTCTTCTGTTCCCAGGCGGTGCAGACCGTCGGCAACCTGGACACCCTGGTGTGCTGCTCCAAGGAGCCGTGGATGGTGCCACTCCAGCCTGCCATCCAGCAGGGCATCAGCCAGCTCAAAGACTTCATCACCCGCCTGGTCTTCTGCCAGGAGTCAGAGGGTGAGCTGCCCCAGCTGTGGAATTACGGTCAAAAACCGGAATGGGAATCGTGAGGTGGCGGGCACACATTCCGAATGTGTCACGTCTGAGCTGGAGATGTGTTTGCTCTCGTAGGACCTTATGCAGAATTGTCTCTACTGGGATtactatttttttctgttattattactaGATTCTTTTTTCTGGTTTCTTATGTTCTCTCATACTtacttttaaaggttttatggtTTATTCCTATAACCAGTATAAACAGAGGGGCCCCAGTCAAGCAATAAAGACTACATGCATAATAATCAGACATACAGTGTGAATAGTGAATATACATCGCTGTCTGGGGACAGTATATACCTTTCATTTGTGTATGTCCTCTAGATTTGGATCTGCAGACTCGCATGAGTCTCCGATGTGGTAGCATGGAAAAGGAaggcttcctcttcctccacaaGACCAAAGACAAGTGCATACCCATGACCTCGCCCTTTAAGAAGTACTACGTGACTCTCAGCAAAGACCTTCTTTCCTATTCGCGAGCGCAGCATTCCAAGGTGAGTCCAATGGCTGCCTATGACAAACCTGCCGCCTGTCTGACGCTCCCCTACCACAGCCATGCAGCCCTGGGGTAGAGGATGTCAGAGGAGCACTTGTTCCCTAATGTGTTTGCGTCCACGCAGAAGAGCTCGTTCATCTCGCTGCCGAAGATACGGGCggtggagaaggtggaggagaagtGCTTTGGCAGCGCCAACGTCATGCAGATCATCTCTAGCGAAGACTCGGGCCAGCAGGAGACGCTCTACCTGGACTGCAAGGTACACTCCAAATAGAGCAGGGCCCTGCCACTCAAACCCAGCCTGCACTATATATCCTTTCCTAATTGTTATCTTAATATTGGCTTTTTGCAATAGTGTAATCACGGAGGGCTGTGGTCTAGGGTTGGTCTGCTGTGAGCATCTTCACTAATTTCAGATGTTCCAGATGTGTAATGAAACATCCCATTCACATGattcaacaaacaaataatcttTGATAAAATAATGCAGGTCCTTCTTTAACAGTGTGAGTGGTTTAACAACAATCCGTTGGTCACCACAGTGTTTTAATACATTGCTAGTTAAGTTGCAAGTCAAGTTGCAGAACGTGGCGATTGAATTGAAATGGAGTGCAAGTCACCCGGGTCGtgtctttgttctgttccaGGTATGAACGCTCTTCATGTTCTATAAACCCTGATTCCTGGTTGCACAAAAACGTGCAAGGGCTTGGGAACTAGATTCGGAACATTTGGGTTAGAGGGTTGCACAGAAAAGGGTCTCTGTTAAACAGTATCGAGGCTGTGCGTGTACGCCTATTCGATTAGCAGGCATGGgcataaatatttgaatgtttgcAGAGAGGAAGGGGACATATCTTTCAGACAGCTGAAGCTGAattatgtctctgtgtctctctgcccaCCCACTTTTTCTCTAGAGTGTAAATGAACTGAATCAGTGGCTTTCTGCTTTACGGAAGGCATGCAGCCACAATGCCAACACTATGAGCTGCTATCACCCAGGCATCTACAAAGCTGAGAGATGGAGCTGCTGCCACCAGAAGGAGAAAACAGGTACTGCAGGTGTTCGCACTGTTATTCTGGCCTCCATTTCCCACTGTCACCACACTGAGATTTAAACCCTAACCATTTGTGGGCGGAGCCAAGCAGTTGCTTACAGATGCAGAGTCAACAGATGATGAGGGAAACAAATGATGTCATCCTCTGTCATAAGAGATTCACACAGCCAGTGAGATTCCCCATCACTGGTGCCCACATTAGGTCATTTCTATGCGTTATGACTCAACCTCTCAGTGACGGCTGGGGGAATGAGACTGTACTTAGACTCCTCAGCTGTAAATAGGGCGGCTGTCATGATATCAgattttcacttcacaattaccATGGTCAAAAGAATGCACGCTAACGATATTATCGCGATATCTAtagaaaatttgaaaaaaaaatatgcacCCTCAGGAGAAACTGAACTCGCTGAGTGCGCCCTGTTCAGTAGTAGCCAGCAGCAAGCTTTAAATCAGAGAGCTGCGTATGAGGAGGCTAGGTCCACATACTTCTGTGCTGTGCATATATGACCCAACATGGATAACTGATGTTTGGCTAGCAAAATACTATTTATGTTAATTAAGTACCAGTGTAAATTgataaagttaaatatttattagcCTATGATGTGTGATCTGGTATTGAGCATTTGTTACTCAGTGTATCTGCTAGTATTCCCATGGGTAGCTAGTATTGCTAACCAATactaaattatataattttttgttttatcctcTTATTTCAGACCACAACGACTCAGTTGTCACTAACTTTTATGTGGTGTTGCAAGCCTAGTAAATTTCCAAGTTTACCAAGTATCCCATGTGTTGACTGACATGCCAGGTGACGACTACTTATGCCAGACCAGTGTAGAAAAGCTataacacaacaacaataacaattcTATCAGTCAGTactataaaattaatattaaaactgtgttttgtctcttttttggCAAATTAATTCCACTGAAAATATGAGTGTAGTGACATAAAGAGCCTCTGTAACCATGACCAAATGAAAGCATTTGAAAAGAACAATCTCGTTATTTAATGGATAGTGAAAGGGAACCAGATGTACATATAAAGAAAAGATCCCTAAACCATAACATCTGCCTTAGTTACTGGCACTGGAGTCATTTACGTTCTCATCATATGTGTATTATTAACATaatatcaatatttcattttttaaatatcatggTTCTAGCAACATCTCCAGCTGTAAAATGTCTCGTTTGCTTACTACATTCAGAACTTTAAATGATCTCACTGGAAACAGTCGATTTAGGTGCAGCTCCAGTGGACGTGTGTATTAATGGACCCAGCACGGTCTCTCCATAACTTGCTTTCCCTCGCTGTCCCCACCCACAGACCCAGGCTGTGATAAGACCCGGCATGGTGTCACCCTGCAGGAATGGTATGATCCGCTGGATCCAGACTTGGAAGCGCAACTTATTTACCGGCACCTCAGCAGTGTCCAGAGCCCCATGAGGTAGTCGCTCAGCAAAAACAGCCTTACTTTCCTTTCACGGCTCATTTTGGAAGCCGTTTTCTCTGTGACTTGCGCGTTTTGGGGGAGCAATAGCAGCAATAACAAATGATTAATACACTACAGTTAAACAATAGCAGCTACATTTAATAAAGTTCTGTTTAAACttaatctaaaacacagtcATATACCCTATTGTTCATATTGCCAGAAAGATCAACAGATTATGTCAGAAAGATTAATAGATTAACAGATTATGCTTTCTGGTGGTTTCCAGGGATAAATATTATGAACTGATAAAGCAAGAGGAGGGTGATGACGCCGACTCCCAAAAAGGtactgaaaaaaatcaaataaaaaatcaaagaaGTCTGGCAGTGGTGTGGAATGGCGGCGCAGGCCAGCGTCGTCCCGTCTTCTTAACACGGTTCGTGTTTTCCCTGCGCTTTGGGCTTCCAGGTGAGAAGAAGGCGGACGTCCTGACGAGTCTCTTCCGGATCCTGCAGGACCTACGCGACGCCCATGCTGCCGTGGAGGCGAAGGAGCGCTTGAAGTACCGGAACGTTTTCCTGGAGCTGCAGACGTAGACAGCAGAGCCCCACAAGGCGGACGCCGTCCATTGCTCcctgaccccaccccccacccccacccgtcACTTCATCGGCAGGGTTTACAGTGGAGATCTGCCATCGAGTCGTGGCACCTGGCCAGAAATCATTTTGAAAGTCTTTGAGACTCTGGTTACTGGTTGTTATATTGAAGCGACTGGTTGTGTCTCGAGGGCTATTTCCAAAAGCTCTGATCAAGGACAGACCTAACTGTTCATTCAGTGCATAATTCCCATCAGTGTGTATGTCATGAGCATACCTGTTAAAGACTATTAGTGCAACAGGCAAATAGTTGCCAATTGCAAAATCTTGTATTTTTATAAAAGTGATTAGCTGATTGTTCTTGTTTACAAccattttttaaagcttttgcCATCATATCTGATTGGTTGTTCCATAAATTACTGTTgtgcatgcttttattttgtgaaaaagTATGGAATGCTTTTGGTTGCAATTATACAGATGTTTACAATGCAACCGATGTTTGAAAAAAACTCAAACATTTCCTGGTCTTAATTAGTGCAAGGAGACATGCATTGACACTCTCTCTTTACtacttttatgtgtttttactgtttggCATTATTTATTCCTGTCCAGTTCCCAGGCTCGAATGGCTCCCAGAAATGCACATGCTGCTTCTGATGGCACAAGGTCAGCCGTGGAGTCTTTTTAAGCTACATGTTATCCGTGGCTTTTTGACCCATGAACTGCACAGATGCATGACGGATTCATTATGGGGGAAGGTGATGGGGCCAGGGATTGGAAAAGACTTTCTGATGTGATGCATGTCACGATGCAGATGTCATAATATGATACAAAATGCTACAACACTATACTGTGATATGCATGAAGTCTTTTTCCTCCCCCTTCTTTTGATAAACACGTCAGTGCTGGGAGCTCATAAGCAAGTGATTGCAATTGCATTTTATTATGCACAGTGATGGGAAATGAAAGAGCATTGTGCtggatggaaaataaagattgCAAGAGAAAAGTGAGTACCTACAAACCTTTTGTTTAAAATGGACATGCAGATTCATATAAATGCAATTTATAATACAGAGCCTAACAAAGGGACCATTAACATCCCTCCCGTTCCCTTGGGAATTCAGCCAATTGCGTTCCTGCTGGACTCCTGACAATATATGGCATCTAGCACCCCAGTTTCATTGGCAGCGTACTACGGATATGTCTCTTGGGAGCCCTCATTTGCACTCAGtattgatacatttattaattattaaaatctAACCACGTGAAGcaagtttaaaaatgtctgttctTACTGTCAACATACTTTGTCATTTCAGGTGTctaatttgtatttgtatcaTGGGCCTATCTAGTTTGTATTATAAACatgtatgtattgtgtttttctgatgttttgcttctggatttttgtttttgtcctaaCCTGAATGTAGGTTAtggacactttttaaaatctggaCTGAAGGTAACAGCCCCTTTTGTCCACTAGATGGCTCTAAAGCACTGACGTATTTATGACACATTATGGACAGTTTTCCTATAAAACACTAGCCTACACTACAATGTACAATGCCTTAGTCAGTGATGATCCTGTTTTAATATAAGGTTCTTTTGGGAAAGACCTTTTAGAAGTTGTATTATAAAttgtggaattttgtttttAGGGAACTCGGCGTAGAATAGTTCACATCAGGCAAATACAATATGACGTTCAGATGTTTTCTGTACGATGAAAACCCGTTAGGGTGtgtataattattgttgttgattttgtgtGGCTTCGGGGAAGCTGGATGCTCTCTGAATTCTTATTTTAATTCTTGGATTATATGAATGCTTTCCTGGTTCTGTGGGTATAGGCTACATTCAAGACCAGGagctgttcattcattcatgagGCTTGGAGAAGGCTAATTTTAGGATTGTCTGTGTGGTTTGCATAACGTCGCCTGAAaggatttattttcattattatctTAATAGATTGCCTTTTCCCTTTAAATTTGAATTCTGGAGACTGTAATTCAAAAAGTGTATAGGTTCAGGAACGAATGGCAAAATGATTTCCCAGCGTCTAACCTGAGACTGAAACAACTGATAATATAATAGCTATGAGGTTAAGTGAGATCACCGGACATGAAGTTCAGAAGTCAGTTCAAACCTCTTTTTCATATACATTTAGATTAATATTTATTTCGGTGTAATTCAGAAATTGCTTGGTAGCTAATAAGGCTATGAAccagaataaaaaatgtttaccaGTCCTTCAACTATAATGGAAGGTTAATAAAGCTTTGCCTGAGTAAATAAGCATTGCGTGCAGTATTCGTTTTTACCAAAGAACCCGTTTCAACGAAACACTGTATTTACAAACGGAAGGATTGTTTCCTGTTTACTGCGTCTGCACTCGCCTGAAACTTGAGAGGTCCATATgcttccccctccccctccaacCCACACATTTCCCACACGTTCGTGCTCTGGATGAGTCGACTGATTCCGAACACGCCGATGTGTGACGTGTATGCTAACGCGTGTCTTATCCCAACAGACAATATCAACATGTCAAATTTTAGAAAGCTCATAAGTACGATAtaagaagtaaataaaaaggaaagaaaagaaagacagaaaagaaataaGCGCGCTAATTATTTAGGCCTCTATACTGTGCTTCACTATAGCCTACCGGCCGTGTAGTGGAAAAAACGAGGCCACTTTTTCTAATTAACCTACTTGAGTGATTAATGCCTCCAAAGTCCCTCACCGGATGTGCACAAATTCCAGTGACCAGCTGGGTAGTGTACATGCGTGTCGCCTTACGACGCGTCACCCGAGTGCACATGTAAGAAAGCGAAGTCCGTAGTAACACACCTAATTACAATTATTCTCCTTTTATTTTAATCACTGGAAATATCGCTGCATTATTCAGAAATGCTGACAGAAACCCTTCTACTTTCGCCGCTACTTTCAAGAGTCTCCTCCCCCATAAGCAAATGATATAACATTGCGTCCCCCGACAACCCAGAGCCCTGCCAGCGCTTCTGATATCGCGGGCAATTCCAGTATGGAAGAAAGATAATACAGTTGACTCCCGTTCTGCGGACGTGGCTGCAGCTCAGTGGCGAAGACCTGGGGAAGAGTAGAACCCAAGGACTGGAATTTTCCCAAGCAGCCTTCCTGAAATGAGCCGGTATCTCCGTCGCTGCCGGGTTACTGCGGCTAGCATCCTGCAACGCTCCTTCTTTCAGCTCTAGCTCAGCATCCATATTTTTCGCACCCGGAGCGTGTGAGCTTAGGGAGTGGCAGGAACTGATAAAAACGCATGCCGGCATACCCTCGGAGCTATTCCTGCAAAGAAAACCCGAAGTTTGTATCCGGCGACTAGTTAGGAATTTATAGAAGTTGGACTTTATAAGGTAATGACCGTTTTCTTTCCCCCCTGAGCTTTTGTTGCATCTGACAGGGCCAGAGGAACACGTAGCCTGGACCACGCCGCAGCGcagagccaaaacaaaagaacatggTTTACGGCCGTGGCATGTTTGTCCACGCGTAACTTTCCAGTGAGCGGAGAAATGTATATTCCTGCGATTTTAACCTTTTGATCTTGTCGACGTGGAATTcgtctccctctcgctctctctctttttaatgaAATCGTTTTGTGGTCCTAaacggtagctagctagttgacAGCATATCCAATCTGACGACCGATTTTGATAGGAGGACCTTCCCTCTGCCGCAAAAAACCCATGTTTCAGGGAGCTAAACTCCTACAATTGTGTGTCATTTTATTGAATACCGATTGAACGTTACATTGCGCGATATGAAGTAACACATCCTCTGGGAGTTATTGTTATACCCAAGCAGGCAAGTAACTAGTGTTTAGCTTATTGTTATGTTATTAGCGGCTCGGTGagatgtgttagtgtgtttatttatattttatatatatatatatatatatatatatatatatatatatatatatatatatatatatgcgcgcgCGCTCACATCCTAGATGATGCAGGTTGTCTACGATTATGTCTGCGGCTACACGCACAGGCCTGTcgagagaacacacacaatcGGAGA
This is a stretch of genomic DNA from Electrophorus electricus isolate fEleEle1 chromosome 6, fEleEle1.pri, whole genome shotgun sequence. It encodes these proteins:
- the rasa4 gene encoding ras GTPase-activating protein 4; the encoded protein is MAKRSTLFIRIVEGKNLPIKDITGSSDPYCIVRIDNEAIIRTATIWKTLSPFWGEEYNVHVPPSFHTVSLHVMDEDSLSRDDVIGKVSIRKEALTAKPQGLDCWMNLTEIDPDEEVQGEIHLQISLLGDGKVPRRLRCRVLEARDLAKKDRNGASDPFVRVRYNGKSQESVVVKKSCYPRWNESFEFELDDPLADSLLTVEVWDWDLVSKNDFLGKVLFSINRLQLAQQEEGWFHLGPDEPKHSQDEGTLGSLRLQLRLRDETVLPSSHYKPLTELLSQSVGTHLNGNWPDLIMLIDETTTSENRQEVANNLVKLFLGQGLIKEFLDMLFKLELEKTTEPNTLFRSNSLASKSMESFLKVAGMQYLHRLLGPTINRIFEDKKYVELDPNKVELKEAGCAGLHRVQTEADVIQQSSALLQSYLSELMAALLQSALYCPLLLCQAFQQLYRQVQARFPEPEYRKVKFIAVTSFLCLRFISPAIMSPKLFHLREKHADARTSRTLLLLAKAVQTVGNLDTLVCCSKEPWMVPLQPAIQQGISQLKDFITRLVFCQESEDLDLQTRMSLRCGSMEKEGFLFLHKTKDKCIPMTSPFKKYYVTLSKDLLSYSRAQHSKKSSFISLPKIRAVEKVEEKCFGSANVMQIISSEDSGQQETLYLDCKSVNELNQWLSALRKACSHNANTMSCYHPGIYKAERWSCCHQKEKTDPGCDKTRHGVTLQEWYDPLDPDLEAQLIYRHLSSVQSPMRDKYYELIKQEEGDDADSQKGEKKADVLTSLFRILQDLRDAHAAVEAKERLKYRNVFLELQT